tatttctgattctcaTCAATAACACTTATATCTCTTTGAAAAGACACTTTTAAGATCTCcttcaaaatacttttttaagctggaagttattttttttataattaatttataattattttttagtcagtctgtttctttttgttgtatttactGATAATAATTAAGTAGAGTGTATTTATGAGGTTGAAATACTGGACATTTGAAATGGCGGTAGAGCGGGAGAGACTGTCGTAAACCCTGCCGTAAAGTGGGTGTAAAGTGTCGTGACAGCCCCTGATGTTCCGTGGAGCCACCCCGTGTCCGGCCTCTTTTCCCCCGTACGGCTCACTCGAGACGGTATGTGCTCAGCTCACTGATCTAAACTCACTAAACTGAAGATATTCAGAGGGTTTTAAAGTCACTGTTGtctcctgtgtgtttcagaaacaTGCCGGCTAAAGGTCCTCTGCAGTCTGTCCAGGTGTTCGGACGTAAAGTGAGTAAAATCATCAAAAGGGTTCCACGTGCGGTGTTGTGGCTAATCTGTCGTGCTAGCTAACCTGTTAGCATGGATGAGCGGCGGGCCTTCATTTTACACAGATACATGTCAGTTATTCACTCTTATTGAAGGTCGCTTTGTTTATTAAACGTACTAAAAACGTATTAAAGTCTGTAAGACTAATTTAAAACCTCTGAAACTGTGAAGTTGTTGCTAACTGTTAGCTAAAGGCTGTTTTTAGGCTTTGTAGCTGGTAACTTTAGCATAGTTTACTAGCTTGTTCGCTTCTTGTCATTCTCCTCCTTCTGTCAGTGTTCAACTGCAGTGATTCTGCACTCAATCATCATATTCAGTTATTATAAGTCTGTTTAACCTGGAACAAGTCAACAATGCTAACTAATTAGAGTGGTTTAAGACAGTATTAGGGGTTCCTGTACCAGGTGTCAGACTGAGATGCATGTTAGCACCATTCATTTACAGGTAAACACATTAAGGATGGATATTTTAAGCTTAAACTCTATTCGAGTAGTCCTCTCCATTCAAAGAGAAAGTGGAGACCtagttttactttaaaaagttgCACTAAAGCTCATTTTTAGTTCACATTGTTGCAGAGGTTCCTCCAAGAACTCTTTGGTTCATCAACTGAGAATTGTATTACAATATTCTGAAAgtttttagttattttattgttaaaagTGAACAGTTTTCAGACACCTTACAGCCACTGTCTGACATCTGTGCTATATTATAGCCAGGGACGAGTGGAAACAATTCCAAAAAGTACATTTATTATTCAATCTGTTCAGTTTTTTAATGGTAAATGATTATTTAGATATTAAACTCATTCCTAGATCACATTTTACATGAGATTTaacatctgattttttttccatcacagaAAACCGCCACAGCAGTCGCTCACTGCAAGAGGGGGAATGGTCTGATCAAGGTGAACGGCAGACCCCTGGAGGTTGTGGAGCCTGCCACTCTCCAGTACAAGGTAACATGTCATACATCTTTCCAATGTATGCATCCTGAGCCAATCGGTGCACAGTTTTGTAACCCACATGGTCAAATAATTTAAGGGTTTAGACTTGAGGTGTAATATATTTCAATTTGTATTACTCTAGTGGCTCTTTTCTTCGCTACGGTTGCAATGATCTTGAATCTGTTACCCAAACCACAGCACAGTAACTGAGATATGGTGAACTTAAGAGAATAGCTCCACTCAATTGTACCTCTAAAACCAGAAGAGACCAGGACACCTTATAATTCTGTGTATAGCCCATATCTacatgttgatgtgtttttaaatgatgtggtCCTCATCACTTTGTGCTCTGTGTAGCTCCTGGAACCAGTGCTGCTGCTCGGAAAGGAGCGTTTCGCTGGAGTtgacatcagagtcagagttaAGGGTGGTGGACATGTCGCACAGATCTACGGTACGCTGGATGATACATTTGTCcttacatgtttgtgttttgtataaAGTGgttcatgttgttctttacGTTTTATTACATTAAAACCATATTTTTTGTCATCTACAGCTATCCGCCAGGCTATCTCCAAATCTCTGGTCGCCTACTACCAGAAGTGTGAGTATCAATGTAGTTTAATGGGGGTAGGAATCACAGTGTAACTTGCAATATGACCCAGGAACTAAACATCATGATGACCGCTTTAATTGAAATATTTGAAGGCTTCCATACAGCTATAACAAATTCAGATACCTGATTAACTCCGGAATACGAAATCCCCCAGAAAGAAAGTGcaggatgtttttattcactgcACTGAAGCTTGGTTCACTGAGGAGAAACAATGAACATGTTTTTTAGTctgtaaattaattttaaaacagcTGTGGAACTGAACAATCTAGTCTATGAAGACACATTACATACACATTAAGgcattttaaaatcagaaagCATTCTTGAGCTTGAACAAACGAAACCAGCTCCTGTATTTCAACATGGCTGGAACTTTCTCAGTCAGCGTCCTCTCCTACAGCCTTCAGTAAAATTTCTGACACTTGAGCTCCAGTCTAAGTCGTCTTGTGCATCAGGCAAGCATTTGAATGCATCGATAAAATAAGCAGTAATTGTCACGCAGGACTCTGTGGAATCTCATGTCCTCTCTTACATGCTGCAGACTTGATCACATCCTCCACCTTTCCTCTCAGCTCAGCATAAAGAGCTGGAGCAGCTTTTCTTCTGTCCCCTGTCTGGTTTTAAAAGCTTTgatagtttctcttttatttcaaatttggtGCTTGTAATTTGTAGCTTGGTCCCCCGTGTGTCTCTAATTTTGTGCTGTTATTGCCGCCGCCGGTCTTGCCCACGTCTCCATTAgcaaaagagatttttaatttcAACAAGAGTGGcctgatgaaataaaagctaGAGCATCTCGTCATGTCAGCATTAACCCGCTGTGATGTGTCGACTATCTTTTTAGCTTTCATCaatttttgaaacatgttgtggcaaaagaaaagctgctaaatatgtacaataaaatgtaataacatcaaaagcagaaaaacaaaacctctAAAGAAATCTCTGTGCTAATATGCCTCCCTCACAGATCAGTTCTTGAACTCTAGATCCACCCAGTGAAACCAGCATAAAAAGATGCACAGATGCACAAGAAAAACGCTGATCATTTCCAGAACGTGCAGACTAACGCTTCTTGTCCCTCTGCAGATGTGGATGAGGCTTCCAAGAAGGAGATCAAGGACATCCTGATCCAGTACGACAGGACCCTGCTCGTTGCCGATCCCCGTCGCTGCGAGTCCAAGAAGTTCGGTGGACCCGGAGCTCGCGCCCGCTACCAGAAGTCCTACCGTTAATCCCCCTGTGCATTTTCTCAATAAACTGGAGAAGAAAACTCATtcatgtctttttattcttttcatgTAATATCTGTGAGTCGAGGACGCTCCTTGAGTTTAAAAACTGGACATTACTAGTACAAAACAGAATTTTTTAAGAAATGAATCACACATTAAGATGTTCATGTTCCTGAAAGGCTTCAGAAGTGCAGAGAAATATGGATTGCAAGTGGTGTCGAATGAAATCAGCCGTTCCTCTGGCGTTGAGTGACCATGCTTCCAAAATCGAGAAAAGTGAAAATATTGAACCAAAGATAACtgacacttgtttttttgtttttttataaatatatttattagattttttaaacaaacaaaacatatacattTGGCTCACATATATATATCATGGTTAGCATTCAGGTGAAGTTAATACAGGTGTCAGAAACAGGGTTCACAATGTACATTGCAGAAGTGCCAAGATAGAggaaaaagaaatataataagggaataaatagaataaaaaataataataatagtgatattAAAAAGTTGTGTCTATAGCACAAAGCCTCTTGTAAGAATAGTGGAAACATTAAgcccagtggtgtccaaacttttttcaaagagggccacatatgatgtcaGAATAcatcagggccagtggctcctgctgagactttggaatcctcaacgttatgaaatatctatttaataacaattattttatttttttctcaataaaacagtaactaggaagtcctcagttttccacaagccatgtaaacattagcaaactttatcttattctggaggaaaatatttttcatttggGTCGGGCAATGTGAGAAAATATATTGTaccattattttcctatggcaggatcaagatctggatttcatcacatttgtttttcatgtggttttaaagacttttatgACCAGTAGACAACATttcaagaacaaaataattatttccctgagttctgaacattttttatgtccatatgaagctttttgagacgtttctggattgactttagttttgtttgtgccattgaaataaactgcaaatgtacagatgattcagaaggttattaatttctttgctataaataacacattttaagatggaagcttggggccataaataaatggaccttgggccgcaattggcccccgggccgtactttggacatgcctgatttagcccaatatatatCAGGAAGGGTTCCCATGTTCCACGGAAAACATCGTCTCTGGAATGTAATTTACATGTTAGGTAGTCCAGCGGGACATATTCAAGTATAACTCTGTGCCATTGTACTTTAGAAGGGACCCTATCTGTGATCCAGtttaaaagaatacattttCTGGCACAGAAAGTTAACATCTTATAAAGTTTCCTCTTATATTTATCAGTAACAGTAACATTAGGTATACCTAGAAGTAATGACAATGGTCCACCTTCTGTATCAATATGTAGGATCTTGTTAATTTCTTGTTCTATGACCTGCCAGAACCGCTGGATTTTTCTACATGACCATAGGCAGTGTGTGAGACTACCGGTTTCTGTCttacatttttgacattgtgGGGATGAGTTTGGGTTAAATTTATTAGATATATGAGCTCTGTGCAATATCATTAATTGAACTGCCTTCACTCTGTTACATACACTCAGTGTTTTTGCATTCTTCCAGTTATCATCTGTGATATTAACATTGAGTTCTCTTTCCcatatgctttttaaatatgACGTACTTGACACTTGTTGACAGATATCATGTATAACTTCTCTAAATCTGTTAAATCAAGGTTAATGTAGATGTTCTTACATTGAATTTAAACATTTGACCTCTTCATGAGGATGAGAAATCCACCAGGTAAGATTTGGCAAGTCAAAGTGATCCAAGGTTGTGTTCACTAAAATAattgtttcttttaatggttctagtttacaaaaacaacatcaattaccataaagtaaatatatttgtttatagaaccctcaaatcaaatcaaattagaGCCTAAaatagatcaatcaatcagactatTTATAAAGCGTTTTTCATACAATGagattgtaacacaaagtgctgtacatgaaaacatcttaaaatgatatatacatacataataAAAAGACAGTTCATCCTTTCTGAGAAAGaaatcagagttctgagattttCAGCATTCTGActtcatctcagaattctgacttttttctcataatagtaataaaacaaaatatttcctttttttcttcactggccctaatcctcttccgtacacaCATGTATCCATAACTATTTACATTTAattcaaaatgacaaatgtTAAGGTCAGGGAAATATCTGACCTGCATGTTAAAGTCAGTCTGAGGCAGGCTGTATAAACTCATTGCTGCAGCTGTCTAAATATACAGTCAGGATAGTCTTGCCTGTGTCAGTGCAGTTGCATTTTttgaccagcagagggagccGGAACACAACCTGAGTAAGTCTGGCCTCCATTAGAAGACGGCCCTGTTGCTACTTCCTGAAGAGACTTACTCTCCTCATGAACATACatgattaaagaaaacaaaccacGTCATATTTTACACCATGAAGGTTTCATAGAACCACATAACGCCTCTCTTAGAGAAGGAACTCAGTGATGATGTGAGAGCTGACTTTACTGTGACGTCTCCATAAACACTGAGGAACTCTAATGCAATGTTGCTGCAATACAAGGTCACTGTGagtgtttttaatattcaaatacaGAGCAGACAGAGTGATGCTGATGGTTTGATGGATTATTTAAGGCAAACTTCAGGTGATTGAAAGTGTCTCATGATGTCAGAGTTTCGTCAGCCTTCTATATGATATGTCAGGGAAACCTTGCAGAGATGATCTTCACTTATCTCTAAATAAaaaccctctctcctctcagtttCTCCTGGTTCCAGCACGTTTCTGCACTTTTCCTCATTTTGTGCTGATGTCTTGTTATTCCTCACCCCCAGTGCTGATGCACAaacactcctctcctccaccacaacaacaacagtgctCTAATGAGGTGAGCGAGGCTGAGCTGAGGCCCAGATGTTGCTGGCCTCTCTGTGGGCAGCCGGCAGCAGCCGTTCCCGCTCGGTGGGCTCCCGGGGGGGGATCAGGCCTGTGTACGGCCCTCCAATAATCAACACAGCAGGGAGGCCCACTCCCCCACTGCTACTGTTGTTTActactgtttgttttctgctcctGCCGCCTGCCTCACCTCTAAAAGGCCGTATAATGCAGCGCCGGTGACATTCAGTGCCACTGGAAATGGTCgtgttttctgcagcagagcaaTCAGGGCTGACAACAGAGGGGAGACTAATGTGGGTAATGCAGCAGGCTGCCGGGAACACGGAGGACGGAGCACAAAGCTGTCAGAATTGAtgtctgtgcttgtttttcTCTGGAAAATTGGTttccatcctttcttttttctcagcaTAATATGTGTTCATCATCGCCGTCCAAGTAAGACGGGGATGTAATAAACAATGATGGGAAAACTGATCATTTCACAGACAGAGAAATCTCACAGTCATACTTTATTCTCAGTTTTTAAACTACTGAATAAATGACTCTTCATATTCTGCACTGAATCCACAGCACAGGACACAACTTCCTAATGAGTCACCTTAATAAAATGGCTTTATCAATGCCTAATGAATCATGCACATAAAACAGAGCATGCCCTGTGTTTGGTCTTCAGTAGTCACGTATTAAAACATTCATACTGATCAATACATTCATCATTAAGCCAATAAATCATTAAAGAGTTTCTAATGAGATTCCTGCAGGTTCAGAtcgattaaagctcctgtgatgattCTTCAGTCGGTTAtgagacagactgaaatgagTAGTGACGTCTCTTTATcgcctacaaaagcaaacaagaccatcagcatacTGTTAACTGTTTCTATGAGGTTATTTTAAAGGTCTGAAGTCAGtggtggggggtaggtgtcagacggagTCGTCATCGAGCCGTCGAAACAACCTTTATGATGTTTACTATGGAAATACTTCTTGATGAAGGGGGTTCAAATAAAGCAGGTTGGGGAAAAAAATTGTCAGGAAACAATACATGTACAGGACATAATCAGCATTGAGATGTAGTAcgactttgtccacagggggcaccaaaatcaacacttaccagaagttcctcacaggagctttaagaagatGGAAAACTAAGCAATCAACCAAACAAGAGATTTTGTCTTGAAGGGaaatagaaacatttaaaaagttagaatAAAAGATAATTAAGTGAATAAGATAAAGCCAAAAATACAGGTGTGTGTCTAGAGGGCTGGCCCTGTTTGACCACCCTGGATGCAACCCCAAAATcctgagctgtgattggctacTTGCCTAAATTTATGAGATGACAGTTAAAAAAtgatgagaataaagtcataatctGAGGAAATAAAGTTGTAGTTTTATTTAGCTGGATCAACATATAGGGTGATATCAGGAGAGAATCCACCTCCCTGCTCTTAAATAAAgaacttgataaaaaaaagtttgactgaacagctgaggacaaacagcgTCTGCAGGAGCGTGCACAGGCCGCCTGTTCGCCTGCCTCTCTTTAATCAGACACAGTCGAGAGTCCTGATTCTGTGGAGCTGATGAGCTAGAAGATCGGGTATTGAGTCAGCTGTGACACCTTCACTGAAGTTTAATCTCACAAGATGCTCCTGGTCCCTTTTTAAGCTCAGGCGGCTGCAGACTACACTCAATTTAACTGATTCTTGtaattaaagtttaaagttacATGTCTAAATATCAATTTTGTTCCTGTAAGGTGGCTCTAATGCTTTGTCATAGTTTCCTGTGATAAGATAtacatttaattgattttatttcacctgTTCATGATGCTGAAATAACATGACATCAGCAAATATTTCACAGACGTCCTAAGACTCTGATTAAACTCTTACTCTCACCAGCAGCTGTCCTCCAACGCACCAAAAGAAGTCTGTAGAAGTCTAAATAAttaatgatttattattatttaatatatactCTGGACATAGGAGATCTAAAACAATGCATATGAGTTGAATTGTTCCTCATAATTATTCCTCTATTCCTCAAAGCATGACTGCAGGAGGTTACATAAAACTGAACTCAGACT
Above is a genomic segment from Notolabrus celidotus isolate fNotCel1 chromosome 21, fNotCel1.pri, whole genome shotgun sequence containing:
- the rps16 gene encoding 40S ribosomal protein S16 codes for the protein MPAKGPLQSVQVFGRKKTATAVAHCKRGNGLIKVNGRPLEVVEPATLQYKLLEPVLLLGKERFAGVDIRVRVKGGGHVAQIYAIRQAISKSLVAYYQKYVDEASKKEIKDILIQYDRTLLVADPRRCESKKFGGPGARARYQKSYR